A stretch of the Streptomyces venezuelae genome encodes the following:
- a CDS encoding sensor histidine kinase — translation MFRIPRPRSLAGQLFAMQVVLVAVVVACCAVFAYATARRQAEEAAGRQARAVARAVADSPSVREAVRGPDPTPVLQPYAEQVRTGAGVDFVTIMAPDGRRWTHPDPRRIGERFLGNTGPALRGKTFTETYTGTLGPSIRVVSPVRDGDRITGLVSAGITVRAISDRLGGQLTALGWVAAGALALGGAGTHVINARLRRHTHGMNAAELSRMHDYHQAALHAVREGLLMLDGQRRISLVNDAGRELLGVRGEVVGRNVADLGLPAPLTGALLADRPRVDEVHLTADRVLVVNSAPVAGGGRRGTVVTLRDHTELQALTGELDHERGFTQALRSQAHEAANRLHTVVSLVELGRTAEAVDFATAELELAQALTDQVLTAVDEPVLAALLLAKAAQAHERGVELVVTADSRRLTAGGGALPARDLVTVLGNLIDNAVDALTGTPGARITVTARPDGGDLLLRVADNGPGLPEGADVFRRGWSGKGEDRGLGLALVRQAAHRHGGTVAAAEVPGGGAEFTVRLPLPAAIPVPGRAAGTGTGTPEGGHG, via the coding sequence ATGTTCCGCATCCCCCGTCCGCGCAGCCTGGCCGGACAGCTGTTCGCCATGCAGGTCGTGCTGGTCGCGGTGGTGGTCGCCTGCTGCGCGGTGTTCGCGTACGCCACGGCACGCCGCCAGGCGGAAGAGGCAGCCGGGCGCCAGGCGCGCGCCGTCGCCCGGGCCGTCGCCGACTCCCCGTCCGTACGGGAGGCCGTACGCGGACCCGACCCCACGCCGGTGCTCCAGCCGTACGCCGAGCAGGTCCGCACCGGCGCCGGCGTGGACTTCGTCACGATCATGGCCCCGGACGGCCGGCGCTGGACCCATCCCGATCCCCGCCGGATCGGCGAGCGCTTCCTCGGCAACACCGGGCCCGCCCTGCGCGGCAAGACCTTCACCGAGACCTACACCGGCACCCTCGGACCGTCCATCCGGGTGGTCAGCCCGGTGCGCGACGGCGACCGGATCACCGGCCTGGTCAGCGCCGGCATCACCGTCCGTGCGATCAGCGACCGGCTCGGCGGCCAGCTCACGGCGCTCGGCTGGGTCGCGGCCGGCGCCCTCGCCCTCGGCGGGGCCGGCACCCATGTGATCAACGCCCGGCTGCGCCGGCACACCCACGGCATGAACGCCGCCGAACTCAGCCGGATGCACGACTACCACCAGGCCGCGCTGCACGCCGTCCGGGAAGGACTGCTGATGCTCGACGGGCAGCGCAGGATCTCCCTGGTCAACGACGCCGGACGGGAGCTGCTCGGGGTCCGGGGCGAGGTGGTGGGCCGCAATGTCGCCGACCTCGGCCTGCCGGCTCCCCTCACCGGCGCCCTGCTCGCCGACCGGCCCCGGGTGGACGAGGTCCATCTGACCGCCGACCGGGTCCTCGTCGTGAACAGCGCCCCGGTGGCCGGCGGCGGCCGGCGCGGCACCGTGGTGACCCTGCGCGACCACACCGAACTCCAGGCGCTGACCGGCGAACTGGACCACGAGCGCGGTTTCACCCAGGCCCTGCGCTCCCAGGCGCACGAGGCCGCCAACCGGCTGCACACCGTGGTCTCGCTGGTCGAACTCGGCCGCACCGCCGAGGCGGTGGACTTCGCCACCGCCGAACTGGAGCTGGCCCAGGCCCTCACCGACCAGGTGCTCACCGCGGTGGACGAACCGGTACTGGCGGCCCTGCTGCTGGCCAAGGCCGCGCAGGCGCACGAACGGGGGGTGGAGCTGGTGGTCACCGCGGACAGCCGGCGGCTGACCGCGGGAGGCGGGGCGCTGCCGGCCCGGGACCTGGTCACCGTGCTGGGCAACCTGATAGACAACGCTGTCGATGCGCTGACCGGCACCCCGGGCGCGCGGATCACCGTGACCGCCCGCCCGGACGGCGGGGACCTGCTGCTGCGGGTGGCGGACAACGGCCCCGGGCTGCCCGAGGGCGCCGATGTCTTCCGGCGCGGCTGGTCCGGCAAGGGGGAGGACCGGGGCCTCGGCCTCGCCCTGGTCCGCCAGGCCGCACACCGGCACGGGGGCACCGTGGCCGCCGCGGAAGTCCCGGGCGGCGGAGCGGAGTTCACCGTCCGGCTGCCACTGCCGGCGGCGATCCCGGTGCCGGGGCGGGCGGCCGGCACCGGCACCGGCACCCCCGAAGGAGGCCACGGATGA
- a CDS encoding cation:dicarboxylate symporter family transporter: MAARRDRTHYLYIAVIAAVVLGVVTGFAAPGVAVELKPLGTGFVNLIKMMISPVIFCTIVLGVGSVRKAAKVGAVGGLALGYFMVMSTVALAIGLLVGNLLEPGSGLHLTEAVRSAGEAQAKAGGAESTADFLLGIIPKTLVSAFTEGEVLQTLLVALLCGFALQAMGAAGEPVLRGIGHVQQLVFRVLSMIMWAAPVGAFGAIAAVVGATGVDALKSLAVIMLGFYATCLLFVFVVLGTLLRVCTGISVFALLKYLGREFLLILSTSSSESALPRLIAKMEHLGVSKPVTGITVPTGYSFNLDGTAIYLTMASLFIAEAMGDPLALGEQISLLLFMVIASKGAAGVTGAGLATLAGGLQSHRPELVDGVGLIVGIDRFMSEARALTNFAGNAVATVLVGTWTKEFDRARAAEVLAGRLPFDEATLLSDGHGPAPDGDGTAGHGDRTADDGTAGHGRNEAGPSEAPAEAKDPARV, translated from the coding sequence GTGGCCGCCCGCCGGGACAGAACCCACTATCTCTACATCGCGGTGATCGCCGCGGTGGTGCTCGGTGTCGTGACGGGCTTCGCTGCGCCCGGCGTGGCGGTCGAGCTGAAGCCGCTCGGCACCGGCTTTGTGAACCTGATCAAGATGATGATCTCGCCGGTGATCTTCTGCACGATCGTGCTGGGCGTCGGATCGGTCCGCAAGGCGGCCAAGGTCGGCGCGGTCGGCGGGCTGGCGCTCGGCTACTTCATGGTGATGTCGACCGTGGCGCTGGCGATCGGGCTGCTGGTGGGCAATCTGCTGGAGCCGGGCAGCGGACTGCACCTGACGGAGGCGGTGCGCAGCGCGGGCGAGGCCCAGGCGAAGGCGGGCGGTGCCGAGTCGACGGCGGACTTCCTGCTGGGGATCATCCCGAAGACCCTGGTGTCGGCCTTCACCGAGGGTGAGGTGCTGCAGACGCTGCTGGTGGCGCTGCTGTGCGGGTTCGCGCTCCAGGCCATGGGGGCCGCCGGCGAGCCGGTGCTGCGCGGGATCGGGCATGTGCAGCAGCTGGTCTTCCGGGTGCTGTCGATGATCATGTGGGCGGCGCCGGTGGGCGCGTTCGGTGCGATCGCGGCGGTGGTCGGTGCCACCGGCGTGGACGCGCTGAAGTCCCTTGCGGTGATCATGCTGGGCTTCTACGCGACCTGCCTGCTGTTCGTGTTCGTGGTGCTGGGCACGCTGCTGCGGGTGTGCACCGGGATCAGCGTGTTCGCGCTGCTGAAGTATCTGGGCCGGGAGTTCCTGCTGATCCTCTCGACCTCCTCCTCGGAGTCGGCGCTGCCGCGGCTGATCGCCAAGATGGAGCACCTGGGGGTGTCCAAGCCGGTCACCGGCATCACCGTGCCCACCGGCTACTCCTTCAACCTGGACGGTACGGCGATCTACCTCACCATGGCCTCGCTGTTCATCGCGGAGGCCATGGGCGATCCGCTGGCCCTCGGCGAGCAGATCTCGCTGCTGCTGTTCATGGTGATCGCCTCGAAGGGTGCGGCCGGGGTGACCGGTGCCGGGCTGGCGACCCTGGCGGGCGGCCTGCAGTCGCACCGGCCGGAACTCGTCGACGGGGTCGGGCTGATCGTGGGCATCGACCGGTTCATGAGCGAGGCGCGGGCCCTGACGAACTTCGCGGGCAATGCGGTGGCCACGGTGCTGGTGGGGACCTGGACCAAGGAGTTCGACCGAGCACGGGCGGCCGAAGTCCTGGCGGGCCGCCTCCCGTTCGACGAGGCCACCCTGCTCTCCGACGGCCACGGTCCGGCACCGGACGGGGACGGAACGGCCGGGCACGGCGACAGAACGGCCGACGACGGAACGGCCGGGCACGGACGCAACGAAGCGGGCCCGTCCGAGGCGCCCGCCGAGGCCAAGGACCCCGCTCGGGTCTGA
- a CDS encoding S8 family serine peptidase, whose protein sequence is MIPHISSRPRRSLAALASIGAALTLAAPAAFADTAPVSPSGAPAAAFRSAAPAAPAAPTAQSATWAAGTRAYLVITAPGDTSAVRSAVTANGGTVFSYFDAIGVIVAHSTSGTFATTMRGVSGVQKVGATRTSDVPADAYNPALPANPAQSAAPATEPVRADMSQIKADQAWAVTTGSPSVKVGILDTGVDDQHQDIAPNFNAADSVSCAYGKPDTRAGAWRDVDQHGTHVAGTVAAAKNGKGAIGVAPGVKISSVRIAEPGTTLFFPENTICGFMWAGDRGFKVTNNSYYTDPWQFNCPNNLDQAAILEGVGRAQKYAEGKGSLQVAAAGNANYNLANKTTDTASPNDSTPVTRTITNDCLDIPAELPGVVTVAANGSGTTKASFSNFGRDIIEVSAPGEGVYSTVPGGKYSSLSGTSMASPHVAGVAALLASVNPSLTPADIRARLATQANDIACPSDSRCTGTTANNSFFGEGQVDALKAVGGSTPPPGKYFENTGDVAVGDNTTVESPIAVTGVTGNAPATLKVGVAIQHTYIGDLKVDLVAPDGTVYTLHNRSGGSTDNINQTYTVNASAEVANGTWKLRVNDNANQDTGKIDAWNLTF, encoded by the coding sequence TTGATACCCCACATATCCAGCCGCCCCCGACGCAGCCTCGCGGCCCTGGCCTCGATCGGTGCCGCCCTGACCCTCGCGGCTCCGGCCGCATTCGCCGACACCGCTCCCGTCTCCCCTTCCGGTGCACCCGCCGCGGCCTTCCGGTCCGCGGCACCGGCCGCACCGGCCGCGCCGACCGCCCAGAGCGCGACCTGGGCCGCCGGCACCCGCGCCTACCTGGTGATCACCGCTCCCGGTGACACCTCGGCGGTACGGTCCGCCGTCACGGCCAACGGCGGTACGGTCTTCTCGTACTTCGACGCCATCGGCGTGATCGTGGCCCACTCCACCTCCGGCACCTTCGCCACGACCATGCGCGGGGTCTCCGGGGTCCAGAAGGTCGGCGCCACCCGCACCTCCGACGTGCCGGCCGACGCCTACAACCCGGCCCTGCCCGCCAACCCGGCGCAGTCCGCGGCCCCTGCCACCGAGCCGGTCCGCGCCGACATGAGCCAGATCAAGGCCGACCAGGCCTGGGCCGTCACCACCGGTTCGCCCTCCGTCAAGGTGGGAATCCTGGACACCGGCGTGGACGACCAGCACCAGGACATCGCGCCGAACTTCAACGCCGCCGACTCGGTGTCCTGCGCGTACGGAAAACCCGACACCCGGGCCGGTGCCTGGCGGGACGTGGACCAGCACGGCACCCACGTGGCCGGCACGGTCGCGGCAGCCAAGAACGGCAAGGGCGCCATCGGCGTCGCCCCCGGTGTGAAGATCTCCTCGGTCCGTATCGCCGAGCCCGGCACCACGCTGTTCTTCCCCGAGAACACCATCTGTGGGTTCATGTGGGCCGGCGACCGCGGCTTCAAGGTCACCAACAACAGCTACTACACCGACCCGTGGCAGTTCAACTGCCCCAACAACCTTGACCAGGCCGCCATCCTGGAGGGTGTGGGCCGCGCCCAGAAGTACGCCGAGGGCAAGGGCTCGCTCCAGGTCGCCGCGGCCGGAAACGCCAACTACAACCTGGCGAACAAGACCACCGACACCGCGAGCCCGAACGACTCGACCCCGGTGACCCGCACCATCACCAACGACTGCCTCGACATCCCGGCCGAGCTGCCGGGCGTGGTCACGGTCGCGGCGAACGGCTCCGGCACCACCAAGGCCTCGTTCTCCAACTTCGGCCGCGACATCATCGAGGTGTCCGCTCCCGGCGAGGGCGTCTACAGCACCGTCCCCGGCGGCAAGTACTCCTCGCTGAGCGGTACGTCCATGGCCTCGCCGCACGTCGCGGGCGTGGCAGCGCTCCTGGCGAGCGTCAACCCCTCCCTCACCCCGGCCGACATCCGCGCCCGGCTGGCCACCCAGGCCAATGACATCGCCTGCCCGTCCGACAGCCGTTGCACCGGCACCACCGCCAACAACAGCTTCTTCGGCGAGGGCCAGGTCGACGCCCTGAAGGCGGTCGGCGGCTCCACCCCGCCGCCCGGGAAGTACTTCGAGAACACCGGCGATGTCGCGGTCGGCGACAACACCACCGTGGAGAGCCCGATCGCGGTCACCGGGGTGACCGGCAACGCTCCGGCCACCCTCAAGGTGGGCGTGGCCATCCAGCACACCTACATCGGTGACCTGAAGGTCGACCTGGTCGCGCCGGACGGCACCGTCTACACCCTGCACAACCGCAGCGGCGGCAGCACCGACAACATCAACCAGACCTACACGGTCAACGCCTCCGCCGAGGTGGCCAACGGCACCTGGAAGCTGCGCGTGAACGACAACGCCAACCAGGACACCGGCAAGATCGACGCCTGGAACCTCACCTTCTGA
- a CDS encoding (2Fe-2S)-binding protein — MEETLRRLGTAGPFFTVRCGAEPPSGGGFRTLAELYGGGPVLAGYVAEVGRRMGGAEPRVAASTLQFGLAARMWSLGLGAVALSGLAPDLDPVRVWWRLPEGSSVELWLPEPGARPGEELGETVLRHLAVLEQALRVGYRVPLQTLRGNSASGLVGALRELTKWRPDTERAAAGVVAGLLADGPLAGTGTFVHEEGLGVAFVRRSCCLYYRAPGGGLCGDCVLRTRQRTGRQN, encoded by the coding sequence ATGGAAGAGACACTGCGCCGGCTCGGCACGGCCGGGCCGTTCTTCACCGTGCGCTGCGGGGCGGAGCCGCCGTCCGGGGGCGGGTTCCGGACCCTGGCCGAGCTCTACGGGGGCGGCCCGGTCCTGGCCGGCTATGTGGCCGAGGTGGGCCGGCGGATGGGCGGGGCGGAGCCGCGGGTGGCCGCGTCCACGCTGCAGTTCGGGCTGGCGGCCCGGATGTGGTCCCTCGGCCTCGGGGCGGTGGCGCTGAGCGGCCTGGCCCCCGACCTGGACCCGGTACGGGTGTGGTGGCGGCTGCCCGAGGGGAGTTCGGTGGAGCTGTGGCTGCCCGAACCCGGGGCCCGGCCGGGCGAGGAGCTCGGGGAGACGGTCCTCCGCCACCTCGCGGTTCTGGAGCAGGCCCTGCGCGTCGGCTACCGGGTGCCGCTGCAGACCCTGCGCGGCAACTCCGCCTCCGGGCTGGTCGGCGCGCTGCGCGAGCTCACCAAATGGAGGCCGGACACGGAGCGGGCCGCCGCGGGCGTCGTCGCCGGACTCCTTGCGGACGGACCGCTCGCCGGGACGGGCACCTTCGTCCACGAGGAGGGCCTCGGTGTGGCGTTCGTCCGCCGCAGTTGCTGTCTCTACTACCGGGCGCCCGGCGGCGGCCTCTGCGGGGACTGCGTCCTGCGGACCCGGCAGCGGACCGGCCGGCAGAACTGA
- a CDS encoding VOC family protein: protein MLRGLATINFWAADHPAAIRWYTELLGFGPYFERPGYAEFRIGDHQQELGLVDARYAPPGAAGGPAGVVAYWHVDDLAATLKRLLDLGASEYQPVTAWGDAGFVTASVTDPFGNILGIMTNPHYLDMLGPEGPDEPA, encoded by the coding sequence GTGCTGCGTGGACTGGCCACGATCAACTTCTGGGCCGCGGACCACCCCGCCGCGATCCGCTGGTACACCGAACTGCTCGGTTTCGGCCCGTACTTCGAGCGCCCCGGGTACGCCGAGTTCCGGATCGGCGACCACCAGCAGGAACTGGGCCTGGTCGACGCCCGGTACGCCCCGCCGGGCGCGGCCGGCGGCCCCGCCGGGGTGGTGGCGTACTGGCACGTGGACGACCTGGCGGCGACCCTGAAGCGGCTGCTGGACCTCGGCGCCTCGGAGTACCAGCCGGTCACGGCCTGGGGCGATGCGGGATTCGTCACGGCCTCGGTCACCGACCCCTTCGGCAACATCCTCGGCATCATGACCAACCCGCACTACCTCGACATGCTGGGTCCCGAGGGGCCGGACGAGCCCGCGTAG
- a CDS encoding MFS transporter — protein sequence MTIRILPPPGAPRRLAAAQLSNSVGDGAYYVCSALYFTRVVGLPPAQIGLGLTVAWAVGSVAGVPLGALADRRGPRGTSVLLALATAAAVASFLAIRSFWPFLLAACGYAIAQCGLAAARQALLAGLVPPAGRTGVLAHLQAMLNAGLALGAAAGGLALGVDSAAAYRAVFVLDALGFLLCAALLARLPAVAPAPVRPAAEPRRAAVLRDRPYAVVTLLNAVLLLRMPLLSLALPLWIVERTQAPGWLVSALFVLNTGAVMLFQVRMARPVTDLASARSAVRGSGRIMLACCAVFALSALPGSATAAGGLLVLGAALLVAGEMRQSAGSWQIGFGLAPADRMGEYQGFFGVGVPVARTLGPLVLTSLLLLWGIPGWLLLGAVFLAASYAMGPAVRWAAAAAEGRAGQPVRPVVRSF from the coding sequence GTGACGATACGGATCCTGCCCCCGCCCGGAGCGCCGCGCCGACTGGCCGCCGCTCAGCTGAGCAATTCTGTCGGTGACGGTGCCTACTACGTATGTTCGGCCCTGTACTTCACCCGTGTGGTCGGACTCCCGCCCGCCCAGATCGGCCTCGGACTGACGGTGGCCTGGGCGGTGGGCTCGGTGGCCGGGGTCCCGCTGGGCGCGCTCGCCGACCGCCGCGGCCCGCGCGGCACCTCGGTGCTGCTCGCCCTGGCCACCGCCGCCGCGGTCGCCTCCTTCCTGGCGATCCGCTCCTTCTGGCCCTTCCTGCTGGCCGCCTGCGGGTACGCGATCGCGCAGTGCGGGCTGGCCGCCGCCCGGCAGGCCCTGCTGGCCGGGCTGGTCCCGCCGGCCGGGCGCACCGGGGTCCTGGCCCACCTCCAGGCCATGCTGAACGCCGGGCTGGCGCTCGGGGCGGCGGCCGGCGGGCTGGCGCTGGGCGTGGACAGCGCGGCTGCGTACCGGGCGGTGTTCGTGCTGGATGCCCTGGGATTCCTGCTGTGCGCGGCCTTGTTGGCGCGGCTGCCCGCGGTCGCACCGGCCCCGGTGCGTCCGGCTGCGGAACCCCGGCGGGCGGCGGTGCTGCGCGACCGGCCGTACGCCGTGGTCACCCTGCTGAACGCGGTGCTGCTGCTGCGGATGCCCCTGCTCAGCCTGGCCCTTCCGCTGTGGATCGTGGAGCGTACGCAGGCCCCGGGGTGGCTGGTGTCGGCACTGTTCGTGCTGAACACCGGGGCCGTGATGCTGTTTCAGGTGCGGATGGCCCGCCCGGTCACGGATCTGGCGAGCGCCCGTTCGGCCGTGCGCGGTTCGGGGCGGATCATGCTGGCCTGCTGCGCGGTGTTCGCCCTGTCGGCCCTGCCCGGCTCGGCCACGGCGGCCGGCGGGCTGCTGGTGCTGGGCGCCGCCCTGCTGGTGGCGGGCGAGATGCGGCAGTCCGCGGGCTCCTGGCAGATCGGCTTCGGGCTGGCCCCGGCCGACCGGATGGGGGAGTACCAGGGCTTCTTCGGCGTCGGTGTCCCGGTGGCCCGCACCCTGGGGCCGCTGGTCCTGACCTCCCTGCTGCTGCTCTGGGGCATCCCGGGCTGGCTGCTGCTGGGCGCGGTCTTCCTGGCCGCCTCGTACGCGATGGGGCCGGCGGTACGGTGGGCCGCCGCGGCGGCCGAGGGGCGCGCCGGGCAGCCTGTTCGGCCTGTCGTAAGGTCGTTCTGA
- a CDS encoding GNAT family N-acetyltransferase: MPVPVLLAGRTVRLEPLAPHHTEALAVAGAENRTTYAFTPVPHGVQASHEYIHRALADQAAGRSLPFAVVRAKDGRVVGSTRFLELDYWQGPLVWPAVPGVPYGDPVTAVPDAAEIGNTWLSPSAQGTGINTEAKLLMLRHAFETWGVRRISLRADARNTRSRAAMERLGFTSEGVRRAHSRGLDGAVRSTAFYSVLDEEWPAVRSIIELRLAARAPARRRRRKTLVPA; this comes from the coding sequence GTGCCCGTACCCGTACTCCTCGCCGGCCGCACCGTGCGGCTCGAGCCCCTCGCCCCCCACCACACCGAGGCCCTGGCCGTGGCCGGGGCCGAGAATCGTACGACTTACGCCTTCACCCCCGTGCCCCACGGCGTGCAGGCGTCCCACGAGTACATTCACCGTGCCCTCGCCGATCAGGCGGCGGGGCGCTCGCTCCCCTTCGCCGTGGTGAGGGCCAAGGACGGGCGAGTGGTCGGGTCGACCCGGTTCCTGGAACTCGACTACTGGCAGGGTCCGCTGGTGTGGCCCGCCGTTCCCGGCGTCCCCTACGGGGATCCGGTGACCGCGGTCCCCGATGCCGCCGAGATCGGGAACACCTGGCTGTCGCCGAGTGCCCAGGGAACCGGCATCAACACCGAGGCCAAGCTGCTCATGCTCCGCCACGCCTTCGAGACCTGGGGGGTCCGGCGCATCTCGCTGCGCGCGGACGCCCGGAACACCCGCTCCCGGGCCGCCATGGAACGGCTCGGCTTCACCTCCGAAGGGGTCCGCCGGGCCCATTCGCGGGGGCTGGACGGCGCGGTGCGCAGTACGGCCTTCTACTCGGTCCTGGACGAGGAGTGGCCGGCCGTACGGTCGATCATCGAACTGCGGCTCGCCGCCCGGGCCCCGGCCCGTCGGCGCCGCCGCAAGACGCTCGTTCCGGCGTAA
- a CDS encoding TolB family protein, producing MTTRSRLLVLLAAIALLAAVAGIAVLRAAERAEEKNRARDDGPAVTRGPLSLAPGGEQRIAFRNMAWGPHRDELATVPAARPDGPRTASGVNCLRFHAAAGTGICLQSGGRAAVLDASLKEIAAHPAPGIPTRARISPGGRLAAWTVFVGGDSYAGTNFSTRTSVLDLRTGRLEASLEEFTIHKDGRVHRAADVNFWGVTFAADERTFYATLSTGGKTHLVRGDLAERTVRTVRENVECPSLSPDGTRIVFKKRVAGQPAEAPWRLYALDLASGRETPLGEQRSVDDQVVWTDANTVVYSLPGDFGADLYAVPADGSGTPRRLMSSALAPALLGPR from the coding sequence ATGACGACACGCAGCCGGTTGCTCGTCCTGTTGGCAGCCATCGCCCTGCTCGCGGCAGTGGCCGGGATCGCCGTGCTCCGGGCCGCCGAACGGGCCGAGGAGAAGAACCGGGCCCGGGACGACGGACCCGCGGTCACCCGGGGCCCGCTGTCCCTCGCCCCCGGCGGCGAGCAGCGCATCGCCTTCCGGAACATGGCCTGGGGCCCGCACCGGGACGAGCTCGCCACGGTCCCGGCCGCCCGCCCGGACGGCCCGCGGACCGCCTCGGGGGTGAACTGCCTGCGCTTCCACGCCGCCGCAGGCACCGGGATCTGCCTCCAGTCCGGCGGCCGGGCGGCGGTGCTCGACGCCTCCCTGAAGGAGATCGCGGCGCATCCGGCCCCCGGCATACCCACCCGGGCCCGGATCTCGCCCGGGGGGCGGCTGGCCGCCTGGACGGTGTTCGTCGGCGGTGACTCGTACGCCGGGACGAACTTCTCCACCCGCACCTCGGTGCTCGACCTGCGCACCGGCCGGCTGGAGGCCTCCCTGGAGGAGTTCACGATCCACAAGGACGGCCGGGTGCACCGGGCCGCCGACGTGAACTTCTGGGGGGTCACCTTCGCCGCCGACGAGCGGACCTTCTACGCGACCCTGTCCACCGGCGGCAAGACCCACCTGGTCCGCGGCGACCTGGCCGAGCGGACCGTCCGGACGGTCCGCGAGAACGTGGAATGCCCCTCCCTGTCACCCGACGGCACCCGGATCGTCTTCAAGAAGCGGGTGGCCGGGCAGCCGGCCGAGGCGCCGTGGCGGCTGTACGCCCTGGACCTGGCCTCCGGCCGGGAGACCCCGCTCGGCGAGCAGCGGAGCGTGGACGACCAGGTGGTGTGGACGGACGCGAACACGGTGGTCTATTCGCTGCCCGGGGATTTCGGCGCCGATCTGTACGCCGTACCGGCCGACGGGAGCGGCACCCCCCGCCGGCTGATGTCCTCGGCCCTGGCCCCCGCCCTCCTCGGTCCGCGCTGA